The Garra rufa chromosome 18, GarRuf1.0, whole genome shotgun sequence genome window below encodes:
- the ccn1 gene encoding CCN family member 1 encodes MFAWAVIVILIGHFNVVFSSCPATCSCPVELPKCAPGVSLVSDGCGCCKVCARQLNEDCSKTEPCDHTKGLECNFGASHGATRGICRAKSEGRPCEYNSRIYQNGESFQPNCKHQCTCIDGAVGCIPLCPQELSLPTLGCANPRLVKVPGQCCEEWVCDDGKPKEAVDKLFGNDPSVDDIESDLIKKNELISIVRAGLKSLPAFRSEPESRQFEKCIVQTTPWSHCSKICGTGISTRITNDNGDCKLVKETRICEVRPCSQSPYTSLKKGKKCNRTKKSMQPVKFTYAGCSSLKKYRPRYCGSCVDGRCCSPQQTRTIRVKFRCEDGETFNKNVMMIESCKCTYNCANGNDATYPFYRLFNDIHKFRD; translated from the exons ATGTTTGCTTGGGCTGTTATCGTCATCCTTATTGGACACTTTAATGTG GTCTTCTCCAGCTGCCCGGCGACATGTTCATGCCCGGTAGAGCTTCCCAAATGCGCACCTGGAGTCAGTCTGGTCTCAGACGGCTGCGGCTGCTGCAAAGTGTGTGCCAGACAGCTGAACGAAGACTGCAGCAAGACAGAGCCGTGCGACCACACCAAAGGGCTGGAGTGCAACTTCGGGGCCAGCCACGGGGCCACCAGAGGCATCTGCCGAG CCAAATCTGAGGGCAGACCTTGTGAGTACAACAGCAGGATCTATCAGAATGGAGAAAGCTTCCAGCCTAACTGCAAGCACCAGTGCACTTGCATCGATGGAGCGGTGGGTTGCATTCCGCTGTGCCCGCAAGAGCTCTCCCTGCCCACGTTGGGCTGCGCCAACCCCAGGCTGGTCAAAGTGCCAGGCCAGTGCTGCGAGGAATGGGTCTGCGATGATGGGAAGCCTAAGGAAGCTGTCGACAAGCTCTTTGGCAATGATCCATCAGTCGACGACATCGAGAGCGACCTCATCAAAAAGAACGAGCTCATCTCCATCGTGAGGGCCGGACTCAAATCCCTGCCTG cATTCCGATCGGAGCCGGAGTCAAGGCAGTTTGAGAAGTGCATAGTGCAGACCACACCCTGGTCGCACTGCTCCAAGATCTGCGGCACTGGAATCTCCACTAGGATAACCAACGACAATGGCGATTGCAAGCTGGTTAAGGAGACCAGGATCTGCGAAGTCCGTCCATGCAGCCAATCACCATACACCAGCCTTAAG AAAGGGAAGAAATGCAACCGGACCAAGAAGTCCATGCAGCCGGTGAAGTTCACATACGCCGGATGCTCCAGCCTGAAGAAGTACCGCCCCAGGTACTGCGGCTCCTGCGTGGATGGCCGCTGCTGCAGCCCGCAGCAGACCCGCACCATCCGCGTCAAGTTCCGCTGCGAGGACGGCGAGACCTTCAACAAGAACGTGATGATGATCGAGTCCTGCAAGTGCACCTACAACTGCGCCAACGGCAACGATGCCACCTACCCCTTCTACAGACTCTTCAACGACATCCACAAGTTCAGAGACTGA